GAACGGCCGATGCAGCGAAGATGAGTTGCATTCAGAAATACAGGCTCTGCAACCAGCGTTGCGCGGGAGCCGCAGGCAGGGGCGACTGGACTGCCTGCATCAATCGGACCTGCAACCGGCAATACGACAACTGCGCGTCTAGTTACTGACTACCAGCGCGGGCGTCATCGTCTCGAACCCATCGAAAGGAAATCACATGTCCATGCCCTCTCAGGCGTCCGCGCTGAGCCCGTCGCATCGATACCTCGCTGCCCTGCTTGTGCGGCTGCGCCGGTTCGTCAACCGGTCGGTTGCCGACATGCTGGCCAAGCGCGAGCGGGCGGCCACGCAATTCATGATGAAGAAGCTCCGCGACCGGCACGGCAACGATGCCCGCCGCCGCAGCGTTCCCGACGTCCGCGCCGCGATACTCGTTCTCATGGTTGCCAGCTCGCTCTCGCCCGCCGCGGCGAAGGCGGAGGATCCGGCCGTGCGCGATCATCGCGGCGGCCAGGTCAATCAGGCGCCGAGGACATTCTGCGACCCGCGCAGCCACACCCACACGCCAGATGGCGGCTGCGACACGGCGAGAGCCGAACCAAAGCTTCGCGACCATCGCGCGCGCTGAGTAACACCTCTTCAAGGCCCCATGGCCGGCGCCGTCAGCGTCGTGCCTCACCAACTCCGACCACGAAGGCAGATCCGCCTTCGCGGTCCGAGCCCGCACGTCCCTGCAACAAGATTTCCAACCTAGGAGAAAGCCATGAACTCGCTTTTCAAGTCCAAGCATGCATTCGACAGCAACGCCTCCAAGAAGACCGCCTTCAAGACGACGATCGCGCTGGCGATCGGAATGGCAGGCGTGGTGATGACGCTGACCACGGCTTCCGCCGCGACGAATGTCCGTGACCATCGCGACAAGCCGGTGGTTCGTGACCATCGCGAGGGACAACCGGAGGTCCGGGATCATCGCAGCGCAGGAGGCGGGGGCGTGACCGTCCGCGACACCCCGCCCAAACGAAAGCCGGTCGACTGCCTGGGCAACCTTTGCCACGTCAAGAAGGTCTGCATCGGGTTCGCCTGCATCTGAGCCGGCCCGACGGCCGCGGCAACGGATCGCCGTCGCCGCCGCCGTTATCCCACCAACCGCACATCCGGAGATCAGGACATGTCCATCACCCTGCAGAACGGGCCGGTTCAGGCCCAGAGCTCGCTCGCCGCACGAAGCCTCGTGCTCGGCTACGGCGTGGTTTCCTATTCCGTCTTTTTCGGCACGTTTCTCTATGCCGTCGGCTTCGTCTCACAGCTCATCGTTCCGAAGACGATTGACAGCGGTGCGGCGCCTTCGCCTGCCTATGCACTCGTCGTCAATCTCGGACTGATGTCGCTGTTCGCGGTCCAGCACAGCGGCATGGCGCGACAGGGCTTCAAGCGGCTGTTCGCCAGCGTCGCATCGCCTGCGCTCGAGCGCAGCACCTATGTGCTGTTGGCGAGCCTGAGCCTGACCCTGCTGTTCTGGCAGTGGCAGCCGATGCCGGCGGTGATCTGGTCGATCGAGACGCCGTCGCTCGCCTATGCCGCCGTTGCCGGCCACTTCACCGGCTGGCTCATCGTGCTCTACAGCACGTTCCTAATCAGCCATTTCGAGCTGTTCGGCCTGACGCAGGTCGTCTCGCATTTCCTGGGGCGGCTGGCCGCACCCATGAAGTTCAGGACGCCCGGGCTGTATGGCCTTATCCGGCATCCCATCTATCTCGGCTTCATCGTCGCGTTTTGGACGACGCCGACCATGACGGTCGGTCACCTGCTCTTCGCATCCGTGACGACCGCCTACATCCTTTTCGGCATCTGGCTCGAGGAACGCGATCTCGTGGCGCTGTTTGGCGATCAGTACCGGCACTACAAGGAAAAGGTCGCGATGCTGATCCCCGGCCTGTTATGACGCGCAGGCGGTCATTCGCAACGAAACGGCGGACTGCTGCACGTTCCCTCTTAGCTGGACGACCGGGTGTCGCGAAGTCACGACACCCGGCTCGTTGGGGACGCGATTGCGCCGCGAAGAAATCGATGCTTTGCTGTCCGTTGACGGTTCTACCTTGCCCATTCCGTTATGAATTGGCCGGCACTTCGACGTCCGCTATGGGTCACAAGCAGCGGTCCGGGCCGGCGCGGCACGGCGTCCGGCCTACTGCCAACAGCAGGCGTCCAGATCGGCTTGTCCTTTTCAGCTGACCCCGCCGACAACGGAATTATTGGCTTGCCGCCGCGGCAGCAGTCGCCACGTACTTCGTGTAGAATTCGGCGACCCGGCCGCGCCACATTCCGACGAACGCCTCTGACGTCACGTTCTCGACCGATTTCCAGGTGCGCTTGAAGGCCGGAAGTGTATTGCCCCAGATTGCGCGTTTGCACCACCGCTCGCCCTTCTCCTTGCCTTCGCTGCTGGCGCACATGGATTTCCAGGCGAGCCGAGCGGGCTTGCTGATGTGCTCGGCGGCGCCTTCCCAGCCCTGCTGATGGATCAGGTAGAGATCGCTCATGTCCGGCGTCCGATGCGTGATCCATCCGAACTGGACGCCTTCAGTGATGATCTTGTAGGCGGCCGCGACGGCGTTATCCCGCGGGCTGCGAATCTGCCCGTAGCCGAACTTGCCGAACTCATAGTGGCTGAGCTGAAAAAGCCCGATATACGACCCTGTGCGTTGATTGGGGTTGAAGCCGGACTCGATCTTGGCAACCGCCATCATGAAATTGAAATCGAGGCCAAACGCGTCGGAGGCGCGCTTGATCTCTTCGGCCGGCGTTCCGACCGGAATGTCCTTGAACGCACGCAAGACGATCTCCGCCGGTTTCTCGACGGGCGGCAATTCGGACCAGACATAGTAGACCAGATGACGAAAATCCTGCGTCGACGCCGCTTTCGGAGCCTCGTTGGACGCATCGCGTTCCGGCGGCAGCGGTTGGACGACATCCTGTCCCAACGACGCCAGTTTTGGCGCGACGGGTTCATCGACGATCTCCGCTTCGGTGCTCGACGGACTGGAACCTGCTGACGTCTCCGAGCCAGGCGCTACACTTTCTGACCGAAGCGCTGCCGCAAGTCTGGCGGATGCCTCCGCGTACAAGGCAGGCGTCACCGTGTTCGCAGGCGACGCCATGCTCGCTGCCGCTTCGGGCAGGAGGTCCGGCGCCGTGGCGGCCGGTCTGTTACCGGCGGCCAGGTAAAGTCCCGCGGATGCGATCACAGCCACGATGCAGCTGGTCTGCCAAACCTTCATTGCCCGAAGTCTACGGATGGCTTCTGTACGAAGGCTGTTTGCATGTTCCCCGGCCCGTAGCTGAGTCCTCTTCGTAGAATCTTAAGGTTTAAATGTGGTGAACGAGGGCAGGCTCTCTGCCTCGCAGCTCGATGTATCCCCCCTGGGGTTCCCCGTTCTTTGCCCGGAGGCGAGTTCCGACAGATCATCCAGAACAGCCCGCGCCTCGCTGAAATCATCCTCCGCAAAGAACATGCTGCGGGTGATCAGAACGGGGATGCCGGCGCGTGAGGCGGCGATCAGGCCGTTGGCGGAATCCTCGATCGCGACGCAGTCCGCCGCACCCAGCTTCAGCCGCGCCAGCGTTTCGAGATAGACGTCCGGCGCGGGCTTCTTGTGCCCGACGTCGTCGCCGGCAACGATCGCGTCGAACTCCGCAGCCCAGCTCGCCCCCAGCGCCTGGGCCAGCAGCGCATCGATGTTGCCGTGCGAGGTCGTGGTCGCAATCGCAAGCCGCTGGCCGCGCGACTTCGCCGCAGCGAGCAGCTCGATCACTCCCGGTCTTAAAGGGCAGCAGCCGGTTTCGACCAGCTCGGCGTAACGCGCGGTCTTGATGCGGTGAAGCGCGGCGATGTCCTCATCGGACAATGGCGCTGCGCTCCGCAGCCTTGCGTGGTAGGCGCGCATACGCTCCTTGCCGCCGGTCACCCGCAGCAGGTCCTTGTAGACGGCGCGGTCCCACTGCCAGTCGAGACCTTGGCGGATGAAGGCATGGTTGAAGGCCTGCCGATGCAGTTCCTCGGTTTCGGCCAGGGTGCCGTCGATGTCGAAAATCAGCGCGGCGGCGCGCCGGATCAGTTCCGCGGCACCGGATGGCGCAATCGTGGCTGTTGCTGCCTGCATGATCAGGACGCCCCTCGGTGACGAGCAACCATCGCCCGAGGTGGAGGGCGAGACAAATCGCAATATCTTTTGCCGGACCCAAAAATCTCTTATGAGCGGGGACGCGCAGCAGGCGCGAAGGGAACTCCGACCGGCACGGCAGAGACATGCGCCTCTTCATTCTGGGCTTGGGCTACAGCGCGAGGCATTTCGTGGGGAAGTTCGGCGGCACCTTCTCGCATGTTGCCGGCACCGTGCGGGATCCTGCGCAGCAGGATGATATCGCCGGCATCGAGGTGCATCCTTTTTCCGGGAGCGATCCGGATCGCATGACGGCCGAACGTATCGGCGAAGCCGATGTCCTTCTCATCTCGATCCCACCCGGCAACGCCGGCGATCCCGCAATCGCCGCGTTCGGCGACGTGCTGGCGGCGGGCCGGCGCAAAATCGTCTATCTCTCCACCATCGGCGTCTACGGCGATCACGGCGGCGGCTGGGTCGACGAGAGCACTCCGCCGCAGGCCACCCTCGAGCGCGCGCGCATGCGGATTGCTGCCGAGCAGGCCTGGATGGAGGCGGCGCGCGGCGATGCCGCGATCCTGCGGCTTGCCGGCATCTACGGCCCCGGCCGCAACGCGCTGGCGACGCTGCGCGCGGGAACGGCCAGGCGCATCATCAAGCCCGGACAGGTCTTCAACCGCATCCATGCCGACGATATCGCGAGCGCGATCATGGCCGCCGTCCGCCACCGAAGCGGCGGCATCTGGAACGTCTGCGACGACGAGCCCGCGCCGCCGCAGGACGTGATCGCCTATGCCGCTGAGCTGATGGGCGTTGCACCACCACCGGAAGAGGCGTTCGCGACGGCCGACATGTCGGCGATGGCCCGCAGCTTCTATGCCAGCAGCGCCCGTGTCTCCAACGCGAAGCTGAAGCGTGAGCTCGGCGGCGCGCTGATCCACCCGACCTATCGTCACGGCCTCGATGCGCTGTGGCGCGCCGGCGAAGGGCGATAGGGTTCCGCAAATCCCGGTGCGCCCCTGTCATGCTGCGCCCGTGCTTGACTTCACGTGAGTGCGGACGTGTTCTTGGCGTCGTGGGCCTGCACATAACGAGCCCGCCCTGGGAGGACACAATGAACAAGACGATCGCTGTGATCGCGACGGCGGCTGCCGTCATCACGCTCGGTGCGGCGCGCGCCGCACCGCTGCCCGAAGCCAACCCCGACGATGTCGGCTTTTCCAGTCAGGGCCTTGCGCGCCTCGACAATTTCTTCGCGCGCGAGATCGCCGCCAAGCGCGTGCCCGGTGCGGTCGTTGCCGTCGCGCGCAATGGCAAGCTGGTGCACTACAAGGCCTACGGCCTGCTCGATCCGGACAAGGGCACGCCGATGCCGGTCGACGCGATCTTCGCGCTGGCCTCGATGACCAAGCCGATGGCGGCGGTCGCGGGCCTGACGCTGATGGAAAAAGGCCAGTTGCCGCTGCAGGCCAAGCTGTCCAATTACTATCCCGGCTTTGCCGACATGAAGGTCGGCGTGCGCCAGAGCGACGGCTCGCTCAAGCTCGAACCGCTGGCCTCGCCGATCTTCATCCATGATCTCTACCGGCATACGTCCGGATTGATGTATGGCGGCCGTCCCGACAGTTCGAGCCCGGTGGCGCGGCAATATCCCGACGGCATTGCGCCCGCGATCGAAGGCGACACCCAGGCCTTTATCGACCGCATCACCAAGCTGCCGCTGGCGCAGCAACCCTCGACCGAGTTCGAGTACGGCTTTTCGATCGACGTGCTCGGCGCGGTGATCGAGAAGGTGAGCGAGCAGAAGCTCGGCGATTATCTCGCTGCCAATGTGTGGCAACCGCTCGGCATGAAGGACGCGACTTTCCATCCGACCGATGCGCAGCGCCCTCGCCTCGCCCGCCCCTTTGCCAACGATCCGCTGACCGGCAAGCCGCAGGCGATCAAGCTCCTGGATACGCCGACCAAGTTCGACTGCGGCGGCGCCTGCGCGTTCGCGACGATCGGCGACTACCTCCGCTTCGGGCAGATGCTGCTTAATGGCGGTGAGCTCGACGGCCAGCGCATTCTTGGACCGAAGACCGTGCACCACATGACCTCCAACCATCTCGGCCCCGAGATCAAGAACAACGTCGCCAGGGTCGAACCGCATCGCGGCGGCTTCGGCTTTGGGCTGTCGGTCGCAGTCCGCACCAGCGACGGCCTGTCGGCGGTCCCCGGCAATCCCGGCGAGTTCACCTGGAACGGCGCTTACGGAACGCAGTTCTTCTGCGATCCCAAGGAGCGTCTCGTCGTCGTCGTGGGGACGGCAGCGCCCGGTGAGCTCAGGAAATACTACCGCGAGCAGGTTCAGGACATCGTCTATGGCGCGATGGTGAAGTGAGGCCGTTGCGCTGGAATGAAAAGGGCGACCGATCAGGCCGCCCTTCGAAACAAGAGATTAGCTCAGGACGCCATATTTCCTGAACCAGGCCTGCGCCTGCTTCCAGGCATCTTCCGCCGCGTCCTTGCGGTAGCTGCCGCGATAGTCGGCATGGAAGCCGTGCGGCGCTTCGGGATAGATCTTGAATTCGGCCGTCCTTTTGTTCTGCTCGAGCGCGGCCTTCATCTGCTCGACCTGCGCGACGGGAATGCCAGTGTCGGCCCCGCCATAGAGGCCGAGCACCGGCGCCTTCATCTCGGGTGCAAGCCGCATTGGGCTCTTCGGCCATAGCGGATTGGCGGGATCGACCACCGTGCCGTAGAAGGCAACACCTGCCTTGAGCGTGCCGCTGTGGGCAGCATATTCCCAGACCGTACGGCCGCCCCGGCAGAAGCCGACGATCCCGAGCCGGCCAGTATCGCGGCCTTGCGCTCCCGCCCATGCCACCGTCGCATCGAGATC
The nucleotide sequence above comes from Bradyrhizobium sp. NDS-1. Encoded proteins:
- the mddA gene encoding methanethiol S-methyltransferase; this encodes MSITLQNGPVQAQSSLAARSLVLGYGVVSYSVFFGTFLYAVGFVSQLIVPKTIDSGAAPSPAYALVVNLGLMSLFAVQHSGMARQGFKRLFASVASPALERSTYVLLASLSLTLLFWQWQPMPAVIWSIETPSLAYAAVAGHFTGWLIVLYSTFLISHFELFGLTQVVSHFLGRLAAPMKFRTPGLYGLIRHPIYLGFIVAFWTTPTMTVGHLLFASVTTAYILFGIWLEERDLVALFGDQYRHYKEKVAMLIPGLL
- a CDS encoding transglycosylase SLT domain-containing protein — its product is MKVWQTSCIVAVIASAGLYLAAGNRPAATAPDLLPEAAASMASPANTVTPALYAEASARLAAALRSESVAPGSETSAGSSPSSTEAEIVDEPVAPKLASLGQDVVQPLPPERDASNEAPKAASTQDFRHLVYYVWSELPPVEKPAEIVLRAFKDIPVGTPAEEIKRASDAFGLDFNFMMAVAKIESGFNPNQRTGSYIGLFQLSHYEFGKFGYGQIRSPRDNAVAAAYKIITEGVQFGWITHRTPDMSDLYLIHQQGWEGAAEHISKPARLAWKSMCASSEGKEKGERWCKRAIWGNTLPAFKRTWKSVENVTSEAFVGMWRGRVAEFYTKYVATAAAAASQ
- a CDS encoding HAD family hydrolase, whose amino-acid sequence is MQAATATIAPSGAAELIRRAAALIFDIDGTLAETEELHRQAFNHAFIRQGLDWQWDRAVYKDLLRVTGGKERMRAYHARLRSAAPLSDEDIAALHRIKTARYAELVETGCCPLRPGVIELLAAAKSRGQRLAIATTTSHGNIDALLAQALGASWAAEFDAIVAGDDVGHKKPAPDVYLETLARLKLGAADCVAIEDSANGLIAASRAGIPVLITRSMFFAEDDFSEARAVLDDLSELASGQRTGNPRGDTSSCEAESLPSFTTFKP
- a CDS encoding SDR family oxidoreductase, which produces MRLFILGLGYSARHFVGKFGGTFSHVAGTVRDPAQQDDIAGIEVHPFSGSDPDRMTAERIGEADVLLISIPPGNAGDPAIAAFGDVLAAGRRKIVYLSTIGVYGDHGGGWVDESTPPQATLERARMRIAAEQAWMEAARGDAAILRLAGIYGPGRNALATLRAGTARRIIKPGQVFNRIHADDIASAIMAAVRHRSGGIWNVCDDEPAPPQDVIAYAAELMGVAPPPEEAFATADMSAMARSFYASSARVSNAKLKRELGGALIHPTYRHGLDALWRAGEGR
- a CDS encoding serine hydrolase domain-containing protein, whose product is MNKTIAVIATAAAVITLGAARAAPLPEANPDDVGFSSQGLARLDNFFAREIAAKRVPGAVVAVARNGKLVHYKAYGLLDPDKGTPMPVDAIFALASMTKPMAAVAGLTLMEKGQLPLQAKLSNYYPGFADMKVGVRQSDGSLKLEPLASPIFIHDLYRHTSGLMYGGRPDSSSPVARQYPDGIAPAIEGDTQAFIDRITKLPLAQQPSTEFEYGFSIDVLGAVIEKVSEQKLGDYLAANVWQPLGMKDATFHPTDAQRPRLARPFANDPLTGKPQAIKLLDTPTKFDCGGACAFATIGDYLRFGQMLLNGGELDGQRILGPKTVHHMTSNHLGPEIKNNVARVEPHRGGFGFGLSVAVRTSDGLSAVPGNPGEFTWNGAYGTQFFCDPKERLVVVVGTAAPGELRKYYREQVQDIVYGAMVK
- a CDS encoding dienelactone hydrolase family protein; the protein is MSFEDTMTSDVVGLTKVAPVSRRGFMTATAAVAAGYTLAAGPVRAEVITTDTNGLQAGDVRIKVGSEEMPAYFARPAGNTKAPVIIVAMEIFGLHEYIKDVTRRLAKLGAFAIAPDYYFRKGTDLTKIADIKDLLPIVNAKPDAELLSDLDATVAWAGAQGRDTGRLGIVGFCRGGRTVWEYAAHSGTLKAGVAFYGTVVDPANPLWPKSPMRLAPEMKAPVLGLYGGADTGIPVAQVEQMKAALEQNKRTAEFKIYPEAPHGFHADYRGSYRKDAAEDAWKQAQAWFRKYGVLS